A region from the Gemmatimonadota bacterium genome encodes:
- a CDS encoding MBL fold metallo-hydrolase, translated as MKIRVFHAAEGDCLLVTSRDGRTLLVDGGMSHSFRAHAAPFLGQMRRAGEHLDVVCVSHIDGDHISGILRMMDDHVAWVVHRHHLDHGHATHPQPESPEPPDIGEIWHNAFHEQVGDNAGPIADLYAAMARLLVYHPDPGQQVLGTSRTDLAFSQKQAIQLSRRVGAAQLGIPLNPPSQGRLLFARDDQDPVPLGSASVRILGPFEEDLAALRSEWDAWLDANAKVLREIREAADADERDLAGTGLAAARAQLRLAATELGNRGKVTVPNLASILLLVEEEGRTALLTGDGHGSDVLKGLERTGVIEPGGGLHVDVLKVQHHGSEHNVSEVFAKRITADHYLFCGDGAHHNPDLAVIDVFLRSRVGKDHERSDNPEVDRPFRLWFSSSPTALHIPARATHMENVRERVRDYQGEHPGRFRYSFLRHSSLEIEI; from the coding sequence CTCATTCGTTCCGCGCTCATGCCGCGCCGTTCCTCGGCCAGATGCGTCGGGCGGGCGAACACCTCGACGTCGTCTGCGTCTCGCACATCGACGGAGATCACATCTCCGGCATCCTGCGGATGATGGACGACCACGTGGCCTGGGTGGTCCACCGGCACCACCTGGACCACGGACACGCCACGCATCCACAACCTGAGTCTCCCGAGCCCCCGGACATCGGCGAGATCTGGCACAACGCCTTCCATGAACAGGTGGGAGACAACGCCGGACCCATCGCCGACCTGTACGCCGCCATGGCGCGGCTGCTCGTCTACCATCCCGATCCCGGCCAGCAAGTGCTCGGCACTTCGCGCACGGATCTGGCCTTCAGTCAGAAGCAGGCCATCCAACTGTCGCGTCGCGTCGGGGCCGCGCAGCTCGGCATCCCGTTGAATCCGCCCAGCCAGGGGCGCCTCCTGTTTGCGCGCGACGACCAGGACCCCGTCCCTCTGGGCAGCGCCTCCGTGCGCATTCTGGGGCCGTTCGAGGAGGACCTGGCGGCGCTGCGCAGCGAATGGGACGCCTGGCTGGACGCCAACGCCAAGGTGCTGAGGGAGATCCGCGAGGCCGCCGACGCGGACGAGCGCGATCTGGCGGGAACCGGCCTGGCCGCGGCGCGAGCTCAGCTACGGCTCGCCGCCACCGAGCTGGGAAACCGCGGCAAGGTCACGGTCCCCAATCTGGCCTCGATTCTCCTGTTGGTGGAGGAGGAGGGCCGGACCGCGCTCCTCACCGGCGACGGCCACGGCAGCGACGTGCTGAAGGGACTCGAGCGCACCGGAGTGATCGAGCCGGGAGGGGGCCTTCATGTGGACGTGCTCAAGGTCCAGCACCACGGCTCTGAACACAACGTGAGCGAGGTCTTCGCCAAGCGCATCACCGCGGACCACTATCTCTTCTGCGGGGACGGCGCCCACCACAACCCCGACCTGGCGGTGATCGACGTGTTCCTGCGCTCACGCGTGGGAAAGGACCACGAGCGCAGCGACAATCCCGAGGTGGACCGTCCCTTCCGGCTCTGGTTCAGCTCCAGCCCCACTGCTCTGCACATCCCCGCCCGCGCGACCCACATGGAGAACGTGCGTGAGCGGGTACGGGACTACCAGGGAGAGCATCCGGGCCGGTTTCGCTATTCGTTCCTGCGCCATTCCAGTCTGGAGATCGAGATCTAG
- a CDS encoding CpaF family protein, with product MPDSPTLPGTALDVQGVDDVPAWERRRQESNYSRRIAASHGPEISYQREHSPLFEEIKTRIHRQLIERLNLSAIIDRDDEEAVSEVRAIVRTLLVQEEAPLNLEERELIAELVLNEVFGLGPLEPLMQDPEVSDILVNTQDHVYVERNGRIHKTNIRFRDEAHLLQVIDRIVSAVGRRIDDSSPMVDARLADGSRVNAIVHPLAVDGPHLSIRKFRSDALQASDLLRTKTLTREMQEFLDGCVRARLNILISGGTGAGKTTLLNVMSESIPSDERIVTIEDSAELQLRQPHVVRLETRPPNVEGTGMVSQRQLVINSLRMRPDRIVVGEVRGAEAVDMLQAMNTGHDGSLTTLHANSPRDALSRLQTMISMAGLHLPDKAIREQIASAIDIVVHVSRLSDGTRRITSIAEVVGMEGEVISMQDLFVFERDGVNADGKVVGRFQATGIRPKYAERLRNYGVHLAESLFTGASAANAELLDLAWEQRR from the coding sequence ATGCCGGATAGTCCGACCCTCCCGGGCACCGCTCTCGACGTCCAGGGCGTGGACGACGTTCCCGCCTGGGAACGCAGGCGCCAGGAGTCCAACTACTCCCGTCGCATCGCTGCGTCCCACGGGCCCGAGATCTCCTATCAGCGCGAGCACAGTCCGCTGTTCGAGGAGATCAAGACGCGCATCCATCGCCAGCTGATCGAACGACTGAACCTCAGCGCCATCATCGACCGCGACGACGAGGAGGCGGTCTCCGAGGTTCGGGCCATCGTCCGCACGCTGCTGGTCCAGGAAGAGGCGCCGCTCAACCTGGAAGAGCGCGAGCTCATTGCCGAGCTGGTGCTCAACGAGGTCTTTGGTCTGGGCCCGCTGGAACCGCTGATGCAGGACCCGGAAGTCTCGGATATCCTCGTCAACACGCAGGATCACGTGTATGTGGAGCGCAATGGGCGCATCCACAAGACCAACATCCGCTTCCGCGACGAGGCCCATCTGCTGCAGGTGATCGACCGCATCGTCTCCGCGGTCGGACGCCGCATCGACGACTCATCGCCCATGGTGGATGCGCGGCTCGCCGACGGCTCCCGCGTGAACGCGATTGTCCATCCGCTGGCGGTGGACGGCCCCCATCTGTCCATCCGCAAGTTCCGGAGTGACGCTCTCCAGGCCAGCGACCTGCTCCGCACCAAGACCCTCACCCGTGAGATGCAGGAGTTCCTGGACGGGTGCGTGCGGGCGCGTTTGAACATCTTGATCTCCGGAGGAACCGGCGCCGGAAAGACGACCCTGCTCAACGTCATGTCCGAGTCGATCCCCTCGGACGAACGCATCGTCACCATCGAGGACTCGGCGGAGCTGCAGCTGCGGCAGCCCCACGTGGTACGGCTGGAGACGCGGCCTCCCAATGTGGAAGGCACCGGGATGGTCAGTCAGCGCCAGCTGGTGATCAACTCGCTGCGCATGCGCCCCGACCGGATCGTGGTGGGCGAGGTCCGCGGCGCCGAGGCGGTCGACATGCTGCAGGCCATGAACACCGGCCATGACGGCTCGTTGACCACGCTGCACGCCAATAGCCCGCGCGACGCCCTGAGCCGGCTGCAGACCATGATCTCGATGGCCGGCCTCCACCTGCCCGACAAGGCCATTCGCGAGCAGATCGCCTCCGCCATCGACATCGTCGTCCACGTGAGTCGCCTCTCGGACGGCACGCGCCGCATCACCAGCATCGCCGAGGTGGTGGGCATGGAAGGCGAAGTCATCTCCATGCAGGATCTGTTCGTCTTCGAGCGGGACGGCGTCAACGCCGACGGCAAGGTGGTGGGCCGCTTCCAGGCCACAGGGATCCGACCGAAGTACGCCGAACGCCTCCGTAACTACGGGGTGCACCTGGCCGAGTCGCTGTTCACGGGCGCCAGCGCCGCCAACGCCGAGTTGCTGGACCTGGCTTGGGAGCAGCGTCGATGA
- a CDS encoding Flp family type IVb pilin has translation MPALLNALWRDESGQDLTEYVLLIVIIALGVTAAIIVLRDQISAVFNNAATALQNN, from the coding sequence ATGCCCGCCCTGCTCAACGCTCTTTGGCGTGACGAGTCCGGTCAGGACCTCACCGAGTACGTGCTGTTGATCGTCATCATCGCGCTCGGCGTGACCGCAGCCATCATCGTGCTGCGTGACCAGATCTCCGCGGTGTTCAACAACGCTGCGACGGCTCTGCAGAACAACTAG
- a CDS encoding trypsin-like serine protease, with product MTKLWSPIPFLLALVAACGDGGSTAPPAPAANQPPVARFSATPTSGDAPLPVSFDATASADPDGTLAGYAWTFGDGGTGTGATTTHTYGTPGQYTARLVVTDARGAADTASTGITVNTAPGTGAATLRGTVWHDLDGDGVRDSGEPGSAGRTVFLDRDGDSERDAGEPSAVTDTTGAYAFTGLDESMSHTVVLEMTLGWTPTFTGPAPAVPLQQARIIGGTDTTIETYPFQVSLRMDLGGGTTALCGGTLIAARWVMTAAHCVDGLTAPDVTVRVGSTIYHSGGTVAGVSRLRIFPAYGQNATFDSDLALLELDRPFMVRRIWPDDGSDPTLSAAGVVGTIIGWGLTLPTGSVSEVLQVAPLPVISTQQCSQVVQNLTDGMICGAPTLGTGSCQGDSGGPFLVEDGARWVEIGITSFGFRCAAQPGVYARVSSLYGYIESQVPPEPNPVFQVGFTADTLQRVIDFGTFR from the coding sequence ATGACGAAGCTCTGGAGCCCCATCCCCTTCCTCCTGGCCCTGGTGGCCGCCTGCGGGGACGGCGGGTCCACCGCCCCCCCGGCGCCCGCGGCCAACCAACCGCCGGTGGCGCGTTTTTCGGCCACCCCCACCAGCGGGGACGCCCCGCTGCCGGTGAGCTTCGACGCGACCGCCTCCGCGGATCCGGACGGAACGTTGGCGGGCTACGCCTGGACGTTCGGGGATGGAGGTACCGGCACGGGGGCCACGACCACCCACACCTACGGCACACCCGGCCAGTACACGGCGCGTCTGGTGGTGACGGACGCCCGCGGTGCGGCGGACACGGCGAGCACAGGCATCACCGTGAACACGGCCCCCGGCACCGGCGCCGCCACGTTGCGCGGGACGGTCTGGCACGATCTGGACGGCGACGGCGTCCGCGACAGCGGAGAGCCGGGATCGGCCGGTCGGACCGTCTTTCTGGATCGGGACGGAGACTCCGAGCGCGACGCTGGAGAGCCCTCGGCCGTGACGGACACCACAGGCGCCTATGCCTTCACCGGCCTGGACGAGTCCATGTCGCATACGGTGGTGCTGGAGATGACCCTGGGCTGGACACCCACGTTCACCGGACCGGCCCCGGCCGTGCCCCTCCAACAGGCTCGCATCATCGGGGGGACCGACACCACGATCGAGACCTATCCGTTCCAGGTATCGCTCAGGATGGATCTCGGGGGCGGGACGACCGCCCTCTGCGGCGGGACGCTGATCGCTGCACGCTGGGTCATGACGGCCGCACACTGCGTGGACGGCCTCACGGCTCCGGACGTCACCGTGCGCGTGGGGAGCACCATCTATCATAGTGGTGGGACGGTCGCGGGGGTGAGCCGCCTGCGCATCTTCCCCGCCTATGGCCAGAACGCCACGTTCGACTCCGATCTGGCCCTGCTGGAGTTGGACCGGCCCTTCATGGTGCGGCGGATCTGGCCCGACGACGGATCCGATCCCACCCTCTCCGCGGCAGGCGTGGTCGGGACCATCATCGGATGGGGTCTCACCCTGCCCACGGGGTCCGTGTCCGAGGTCCTCCAGGTCGCACCGCTTCCGGTCATCTCGACTCAGCAGTGCAGCCAGGTCGTCCAGAACCTGACGGATGGAATGATCTGCGGCGCGCCGACCTTGGGCACCGGATCGTGTCAGGGAGACAGCGGCGGTCCCTTCCTCGTCGAGGACGGCGCGCGCTGGGTGGAGATCGGCATCACCAGCTTCGGCTTCCGCTGCGCCGCCCAGCCGGGGGTCTACGCGCGTGTGTCTTCTCTCTATGGCTACATCGAGTCCCAGGTACCGCCCGAACCCAACCCCGTCTTCCAGGTCGGCTTCACGGCCGACACACTCCAGCGCGTGATCGACTTCGGCACGTTTCGCTGA
- a CDS encoding prepilin peptidase, translated as MNTLPLAPTVLLLVLALGGIWFDVRERRIPNALTVSVLVAALLWRAPLGLAALGQGLTGAGLCFALSLLLFLTGGLGGGDVKMLTAAGALLGPARLDTALLVMALVGGVMAVMQILARRRVRETAANLHTIISTFGLRTFNGWKGTGQGAPLTLDSPDAIALPYGVAIAAGALAGWFLV; from the coding sequence ATGAATACGCTCCCCCTCGCTCCGACCGTACTTCTCCTGGTGCTCGCCTTGGGCGGCATCTGGTTCGACGTACGGGAACGTCGCATCCCGAACGCGCTGACCGTCAGCGTGCTCGTGGCGGCGCTGCTGTGGCGTGCGCCTCTGGGGCTCGCCGCCCTGGGGCAGGGACTCACCGGTGCCGGACTGTGTTTCGCGCTGTCGCTCCTGCTCTTCCTCACCGGAGGGCTGGGCGGCGGAGATGTGAAGATGCTCACCGCAGCTGGCGCGCTTCTCGGCCCGGCTCGTCTGGACACAGCGCTGCTGGTCATGGCTCTGGTCGGCGGTGTGATGGCGGTGATGCAGATCCTGGCGCGTCGTCGAGTGCGCGAGACCGCTGCCAACCTTCACACGATCATCTCGACGTTCGGGCTGCGCACGTTCAACGGCTGGAAAGGCACCGGCCAGGGCGCACCCCTCACTCTCGATTCCCCGGACGCGATCGCGCTGCCGTACGGCGTGGCGATCGCGGCTGGAGCCCTGGCCGGCTGGTTTCTGGTTTGA
- a CDS encoding type II and III secretion system protein family protein has product METRRPGRGVIVIALSFLALVPVALQAQAAPDSAAMAAPLRVTQNTGRERLITIAVGNSALVTVPSGLRRVSIADPETADAVLVSNNEVVVNGKVGGTTSLLIWDNAGTLTIYTVRVTVDAATLEAEFQRLFPDERINVSAVGSSVVLTGEVRDARTRDKAVALAQTLGEDVTVLDHLGTPDQGQVLLHVRFAEVSRNALEQYGINVTRVDPRNLRGDDEGALTSGGVVPFTRDFIDGDGPEQTFSDAVNFFLFHDASNFGAFVQALRGQGLFRSLAEPNLLAMPGEEASFLAGGEFPVPVAQGAGANTVVTIVFKEFGIRLKFTPDITNSGAVRLHVAPEVSSLDFANGIELSGFRVPSLTSRKAETTVELMPGQTFAIAGLMDNTVVENGSKIPLLGDIPVLGALFRSKDLRQNRTELLVLVTPELVRPSDRAIDVPTGEPSTWESRLPPRENGNGR; this is encoded by the coding sequence ATGGAGACCCGTCGCCCCGGGCGTGGCGTGATCGTCATCGCCCTGTCGTTCCTGGCCCTGGTCCCGGTCGCGCTGCAGGCGCAGGCCGCGCCGGACAGCGCTGCGATGGCCGCACCACTGCGGGTCACCCAGAACACGGGCCGCGAGCGGCTCATCACCATCGCGGTCGGAAACTCCGCTCTGGTTACGGTGCCCTCCGGCCTTCGCCGCGTCTCGATTGCCGATCCCGAGACGGCTGACGCAGTCCTCGTTTCCAACAACGAGGTGGTCGTCAACGGCAAGGTCGGGGGCACCACCAGCCTGCTCATCTGGGACAACGCAGGCACGCTGACCATCTACACCGTGCGGGTCACGGTGGACGCCGCCACCCTGGAGGCCGAGTTCCAGCGTCTCTTCCCCGACGAGCGCATCAACGTCTCGGCGGTTGGAAGCAGCGTGGTGCTCACCGGCGAAGTCCGCGACGCCCGCACACGTGACAAGGCCGTGGCCCTGGCCCAGACGCTGGGAGAGGACGTCACGGTTCTGGACCATCTCGGTACTCCCGATCAAGGACAGGTCCTGCTGCACGTCCGCTTCGCGGAGGTCTCCCGGAACGCGCTCGAGCAGTACGGCATCAACGTGACCCGAGTCGATCCCCGCAACCTGCGCGGCGACGACGAGGGCGCGTTGACCTCCGGTGGTGTGGTTCCCTTCACGCGGGACTTCATCGACGGAGACGGCCCCGAGCAGACCTTCTCGGACGCGGTCAACTTCTTCCTGTTCCACGACGCCTCCAACTTCGGTGCCTTCGTGCAGGCGCTGAGGGGCCAGGGTCTTTTCCGCAGCCTGGCCGAGCCCAACCTGCTGGCGATGCCTGGCGAAGAAGCGTCCTTCCTGGCCGGCGGAGAGTTCCCCGTGCCGGTGGCCCAGGGGGCAGGCGCCAACACGGTGGTGACCATCGTCTTCAAGGAGTTCGGCATCCGCCTGAAGTTCACGCCGGACATCACCAACTCGGGGGCGGTGCGACTGCACGTGGCGCCCGAGGTGTCCTCACTCGACTTCGCCAACGGGATCGAGCTGTCCGGCTTCCGTGTCCCCTCGCTGACGTCACGCAAGGCCGAGACGACGGTGGAGCTGATGCCGGGACAGACCTTCGCCATCGCCGGCCTCATGGACAACACCGTCGTGGAGAACGGCAGCAAGATCCCGCTGCTGGGAGACATTCCGGTGCTCGGTGCCCTCTTCCGCTCGAAGGACCTTCGGCAGAACCGCACCGAGTTGCTCGTGCTGGTCACGCCCGAACTGGTCCGTCCCAGCGACAGGGCCATCGACGTCCCCACGGGCGAGCCCTCCACCTGGGAGTCGCGCCTTCCGCCGCGGGAGAACGGCAATGGCCGTTAA
- a CDS encoding AAA family ATPase: protein MAVKAALFSIDPTLRADLARAIAGQDAVTVAMEVDAPFTDIEARHLDQLDALNPELAFLDLEHNPSIGLRFAQFLIESNPSRKLIGFGPDLSPELLLSAMQAGISEYMEKPIDEAAVRDAIERVIRKLGKKAPEGSKSPGKLLVVFSPKGGSGSTTLATNLAVELHRLTRKRTLLVDLDLELGETALTLGIEPKFSVADLLRNFHRVDSDLLASYIDRHDSGLDVLAAPYAPADPQSADVDRVAQILDFLRGPYEFVVVDAPKSFNAPTVAALQAASEVLLVTTPDLASVRNLARCLPLLRELRRSAADDSLRLILNRFDAREIISETEIEKALGLETYWTVANDYRAVIGALNAGRPVVDDARSAFARDLRGLAGEIGEVEVESRPSRFGFLPFGSGKRRATSGKTTNGKAMNHAG from the coding sequence ATGGCCGTTAAGGCCGCCCTGTTCTCGATCGATCCGACCCTGAGGGCGGACCTGGCTCGCGCCATCGCGGGCCAGGACGCCGTCACGGTGGCGATGGAAGTCGACGCCCCGTTCACGGACATCGAGGCCCGCCATCTCGATCAGCTCGACGCGCTGAATCCGGAGTTGGCGTTCCTCGACCTGGAACACAACCCCTCCATCGGGCTGCGCTTCGCCCAGTTCCTCATCGAGTCGAACCCGAGTCGGAAGCTGATTGGCTTCGGCCCCGATCTCTCGCCGGAGCTGTTGCTCTCGGCGATGCAGGCCGGGATCTCCGAGTACATGGAGAAGCCCATCGATGAAGCCGCGGTACGCGACGCCATCGAGCGGGTCATCCGCAAGCTCGGCAAGAAAGCTCCTGAAGGGTCAAAGTCGCCGGGAAAGCTGTTGGTAGTCTTTAGTCCCAAAGGCGGCTCGGGTTCGACCACGCTGGCCACCAACCTCGCGGTCGAGCTTCACCGACTCACCCGCAAACGCACCCTGCTCGTGGACCTGGATCTGGAGCTGGGAGAGACGGCGCTGACCCTGGGCATCGAGCCCAAGTTCAGCGTCGCCGACCTGCTCCGGAACTTTCACCGGGTGGACTCCGACTTGTTGGCGTCCTACATCGACCGCCACGACTCCGGCCTGGACGTCCTCGCCGCGCCCTACGCCCCCGCGGATCCCCAGAGCGCGGACGTGGACCGCGTGGCGCAGATCCTCGACTTCCTGCGGGGGCCCTACGAGTTCGTCGTGGTCGACGCGCCCAAGTCCTTCAACGCGCCGACCGTGGCCGCACTCCAGGCCGCTTCCGAGGTCCTGCTCGTGACCACCCCGGACCTGGCCTCGGTACGCAACCTGGCCCGCTGTCTGCCGCTCCTACGCGAGCTCCGGCGCAGCGCCGCCGACGACTCCCTCCGGCTGATCCTCAACCGCTTCGATGCGCGGGAGATCATCTCCGAGACGGAGATCGAGAAGGCGCTCGGTCTGGAGACCTATTGGACCGTCGCGAACGACTACCGCGCCGTCATTGGCGCTCTCAACGCCGGCCGGCCCGTTGTGGACGACGCCCGCTCGGCGTTCGCCCGCGACCTGCGCGGTCTGGCGGGCGAGATCGGTGAGGTGGAGGTGGAATCCCGCCCCTCCCGCTTCGGCTTTCTCCCCTTTGGATCCGGAAAGCGTCGGGCCACGAGCGGCAAGACGACCAACGGAAAGGCGATGAACCATGCCGGATAG
- a CDS encoding type II secretion system F family protein: MSTVARAPWLTALIAFVTMALATFAIAFLIEALRLLAHRRLVQRELQRLAQRGADGAAPRATSLLRTQGKGLPPWLKPLLARVPRLQDLHHFLEQSGAALGLGAFLALSLGTAVAVGFALTALGLGLEGAAPAAATGAALPYLWLVRKRRKRMNAFEAHFPEAIDLLTRSIRAGHGVSTGLGMVAEEAAEPVAGEFRQVFEELRYGLPLDEALKSLSDRVSLPDVRIFATALLIQRDVGGNLAEILDKLSEVIRERFTFRRQLRTHTAQGRMTGIVLGAAPFVAGGGMFLLNPDYMRPLFEEPFGRLLLSFALGMQVIGFFVIRRITDVEF, translated from the coding sequence ATGAGCACCGTGGCCCGCGCGCCCTGGCTGACCGCCCTCATCGCCTTCGTCACGATGGCTCTGGCGACGTTCGCCATCGCGTTCTTGATCGAAGCCCTACGGCTCCTGGCGCATCGTCGCCTGGTCCAGCGCGAGCTGCAGCGCCTGGCGCAGCGCGGCGCGGACGGCGCGGCCCCTCGCGCAACCAGCCTCCTGCGCACCCAGGGCAAGGGCCTTCCCCCCTGGCTGAAGCCGCTGCTGGCCCGCGTGCCGCGGCTCCAGGACCTGCATCACTTCCTGGAGCAGAGCGGAGCCGCGTTGGGCCTGGGTGCCTTCCTGGCGCTGTCGCTGGGCACGGCCGTCGCGGTGGGCTTCGCCTTGACCGCTCTGGGGCTGGGGCTCGAAGGCGCCGCACCGGCCGCGGCGACGGGAGCGGCGCTCCCCTACCTGTGGTTGGTACGCAAGCGGCGCAAGCGCATGAACGCCTTCGAGGCCCACTTCCCCGAGGCCATCGATCTGTTGACGCGCTCGATCCGTGCCGGGCACGGCGTCTCGACGGGGTTGGGCATGGTCGCGGAGGAGGCCGCCGAGCCCGTGGCTGGCGAGTTCCGCCAGGTCTTCGAGGAGCTGCGCTACGGCCTTCCCCTCGACGAGGCCCTCAAGTCCCTCTCAGACCGCGTGTCCCTGCCCGACGTACGGATCTTCGCCACGGCCCTCCTCATCCAGCGGGACGTGGGCGGAAACCTGGCCGAGATCCTGGACAAGCTGTCCGAGGTCATCCGTGAGCGCTTCACGTTCCGTCGGCAGCTTCGCACCCACACGGCGCAGGGCCGCATGACCGGCATTGTGCTGGGCGCGGCTCCGTTCGTCGCGGGAGGCGGCATGTTCCTGCTGAACCCCGACTACATGCGCCCCCTGTTCGAGGAACCGTTCGGGCGCCTGCTCCTTTCCTTCGCGCTCGGCATGCAGGTGATCGGCTTCTTCGTGATCCGTCGCATCACGGACGTCGAGTTCTAG
- a CDS encoding type II secretion system F family protein, with product MIYLVMALVALSTSFLVVAMNEAANSQGRVLRRQLAALRIPLPVHLRLAERRARQARRRKLRLIMEALGTRLAVGPRAKESIRQWLLQAGFRSPEAVALFLSVRLIAAVGAGSIAVFLLTVAEANALLWVVSIAFLALLGWSLPFLVVRMRARRRQRAIQGAIPDMLDLLVVCVEAGLGLNQALFRVAQEIDAVSPQLAEELAIANLEIRAGAPRMDALRTLAARTGLEDMRALVSMLIQTDRFGTSIGHSLRVHADTLRTKRRQRAEEAAAKTTIQMLFPLAFFVFPATFVVVIGPALFLFRELLGGL from the coding sequence ATGATCTATCTGGTGATGGCCCTGGTGGCGCTCTCGACCAGCTTCCTGGTCGTGGCCATGAACGAAGCCGCGAATTCACAGGGTCGCGTTCTGCGCCGCCAACTGGCCGCCCTGCGCATCCCCCTGCCGGTCCACCTCCGCCTGGCAGAGCGACGCGCTCGCCAGGCCAGGCGGCGGAAGCTCCGCCTCATCATGGAGGCATTGGGCACCCGTCTGGCGGTGGGCCCGCGCGCCAAGGAGAGCATCCGTCAGTGGTTGCTCCAGGCCGGCTTCCGGAGCCCGGAGGCTGTTGCCCTCTTCCTCTCCGTGCGCCTCATCGCGGCGGTCGGGGCCGGCTCGATCGCCGTCTTCCTGCTCACGGTTGCAGAAGCCAACGCGCTGCTCTGGGTCGTGAGCATCGCATTCCTGGCGCTCCTGGGCTGGAGCCTGCCCTTCCTGGTCGTGCGGATGCGGGCCCGCCGCCGTCAGCGCGCCATCCAGGGGGCGATCCCCGACATGCTGGATCTGTTGGTGGTCTGTGTCGAAGCCGGGCTGGGCCTCAACCAGGCCCTCTTCCGGGTCGCGCAGGAGATCGACGCCGTCTCGCCGCAGCTGGCCGAGGAGTTGGCCATCGCCAACCTGGAGATCCGCGCTGGTGCACCGCGCATGGACGCCTTGCGGACGCTCGCCGCCCGTACGGGACTCGAGGACATGCGGGCGCTCGTCAGCATGCTGATCCAGACCGATCGCTTCGGTACCTCCATCGGGCACTCGCTTCGTGTGCACGCGGACACGCTCCGCACCAAGCGCCGCCAACGCGCCGAAGAAGCTGCGGCCAAGACCACGATCCAGATGCTCTTTCCGCTCGCGTTCTTCGTCTTTCCGGCCACGTTCGTGGTCGTGATCGGGCCCGCCCTGTTCCTCTTCCGCGAGTTGCTCGGAGGCCTCTGA
- the cpaB gene encoding Flp pilus assembly protein CpaB, with amino-acid sequence MTKRFGLVFSLALASGAAAAWLAWTFLRDTGPTEVLGAVPATEVVLAARDLAPGEVIEAQDIKLVSWPQGDAPAGYALSPAEVVGRGVIVSIRANEPLMSTKLANREAGSGLAITIPAGKRAMSVKVDDVIAVSGWATPGTRVDVVATLDQAAQVEEPRTQLVLQNIEVLAAGQTTERDFRGEPKSVPVVTLLVDPSEAEKLTLATTKGRIQLVLRNPLDLELAETEGTSTGTLLPSSKRPTRAPVRRASAPAAAPRPAIELFRGPEKSSSVIPGGSN; translated from the coding sequence ATGACCAAGAGATTCGGACTCGTCTTCTCCCTGGCCCTCGCCTCCGGCGCAGCCGCGGCCTGGTTGGCCTGGACGTTCCTTCGCGATACCGGCCCCACGGAGGTGCTGGGTGCAGTCCCAGCCACCGAGGTGGTCCTGGCCGCGCGCGATCTCGCGCCGGGCGAGGTGATCGAGGCACAGGACATCAAGCTGGTCTCGTGGCCGCAAGGGGACGCGCCCGCCGGGTACGCCCTCTCGCCGGCCGAGGTGGTGGGACGCGGCGTCATCGTCTCGATCCGCGCCAACGAGCCTCTCATGTCCACCAAGCTTGCCAACCGGGAAGCCGGATCCGGCCTGGCCATCACCATTCCGGCCGGTAAGCGCGCGATGAGCGTGAAGGTCGACGACGTCATCGCGGTCTCAGGGTGGGCCACGCCGGGCACCCGCGTCGATGTGGTGGCGACGCTCGACCAGGCGGCTCAGGTGGAGGAGCCTCGCACCCAGCTGGTGCTGCAGAACATCGAGGTCCTCGCCGCCGGTCAGACCACCGAGCGCGACTTCCGCGGTGAACCGAAGTCCGTGCCGGTCGTCACCTTGCTCGTGGACCCGTCCGAGGCGGAGAAGCTCACCCTGGCGACTACCAAAGGTCGGATCCAGCTGGTGCTGCGCAACCCGCTCGATCTGGAGTTGGCCGAGACCGAAGGGACCAGCACCGGCACGTTGCTGCCTTCGTCCAAGCGGCCGACCCGCGCTCCCGTTCGACGGGCCAGCGCACCGGCGGCGGCACCCCGCCCTGCCATCGAACTGTTCCGCGGGCCCGAGAAGTCGAGCTCCGTGATCCCCGGAGGGAGCAACTAA
- a CDS encoding DUF192 domain-containing protein, which yields MPALVVRNPDRNSTLGIRVGVADSPWSRLRGLLGRDALSPGEGLMLMPCRAIHMYGMRFAIDVAFLDPEGRVVATYDTIRPGDRTRVHKDARYALEVPAGTLAETGTRPGDTLEWEIR from the coding sequence ATGCCCGCACTGGTCGTCCGCAACCCTGATCGCAACAGCACGCTCGGGATCCGGGTGGGCGTCGCCGACAGCCCATGGTCGCGGTTGCGCGGCCTGCTCGGTCGCGACGCGCTCTCGCCGGGGGAGGGGCTGATGCTCATGCCCTGCCGGGCGATCCACATGTACGGAATGCGCTTCGCCATCGACGTGGCCTTTCTCGACCCGGAGGGGCGCGTGGTGGCGACCTATGACACCATCCGCCCCGGAGATCGGACCCGCGTGCACAAGGACGCGCGCTACGCGCTCGAGGTTCCGGCCGGCACGCTGGCCGAAACCGGGACCCGGCCGGGCGACACCCTGGAGTGGGAGATCCGATGA